From the genome of Nicotiana tabacum cultivar K326 chromosome 2, ASM71507v2, whole genome shotgun sequence:
ttctgggaattaagatccataagactcctcaaggtctggcattgtcacaatctcattatattaagacagtacttgaaaaattcaagcacttgggctttaaagttgcaaagactccaattgacgtgaatcttgcattagcaaagaataaaggccaaagcatatcacaattggattatgctcgtgtgttgggatgcttaatgtatatcatgaattgtacacgaccagatatatcttgtgctataagtaaactgagtcgatatacgagcaatccaggccaatctcattggatggcaatgaaacgagttttgggatatttagaacatacccagaactttgaattgcactacaataattttcctgcggtgattgagggatactgtgatgcaaattggatcaccggttcaactgattctaagtccacaagtggatatgtattcactattggtggaggagcggtatcttggaagtcatccaaacaaacatgtattgcccgctctacaatggaggctgaattcatagccttagataaagccggtgaagaagctgaatgactCCGGAATTTCTCGGAAGACATTCCGTTTTGGCCCAAatcgttggcaccaatatgcatacattgtgatagtcaagcggcaattggaagggctgggagcgttatgtataacggtaaatctcgtcatatacgacgaagacataaaaccgttaggcaattactctctagaggaattatcacgattgactatgtaaagtcaagtgataatgtgtcagatccacttacaaaaggcctaactagagaggtagttgagaaatcatcaaggggaatggggctatggccgagaacaagtcattgtggcggtaactctacctagaagactggagatcccaagatctaggttcaaggagatcaaacaaagtcattaatgacggttcaacattgtcaaataaaattttagtccgttctcgtgatgagacaatgttcagtaccaaggataaaatattaaggctttttaatgatttctaaatttgatacggggtatatcaaatagtgtatctacaggatgacacgtttaggaatcacctatgtaagtgtaaagtgttagccgcttcaaggagaactttgtaaggccagttctctacgcacttatgaaaccaggcggtgttcatggctgaaacgaacacaacaatgagaaccaaagacggttaagggttaattgtgtgacttatggttgtctaggtatacaccaaagatcgacggttcaaagatatcaaatctaccgattgaccgagtatatccgacataagtttactacggaaagttcaaagggaaacctacttatccagatgcgattaatccttgcttgcaaatcacacagtttttccatgcatacttccgtgatataaccattccccattcatgtgggggattgttgaggttttattttaaagatgaaatattcttaaaatgagggtgaatggaaaatggaggaaaaataaaattttgagtaaaattttaagtttccccctcttgacaatgagacattatcccatattggaagaggaagacatttttggtgggtatatatataattgctcttcttgtagctcttaaagagttaagaagaaagcaagcctcgcgccgttgTCGTCACTCGTTcgctcggctacggctacggcttcggtttcggatttggatttgaatttggtcaaatgatcgattgattgattaattttttggaccaaatttatttgttaatagtaaatattaacataaGATTATCTGCAATTAtaacggatatttttcaatccgtgtattgaccatttggcagccgcctaatgctctttccaccatgaatgtgcttgctccacaaacatgaagtgcttgctccacaaacaagctaatgcttgctccaccatggagggtggacgtttggtcttcttcaacactggctgctatatatatgtgcagcagatgttgaagaaagacactcaacacacaacacacaattcgctcaacaaattggctatacattgcactccttcctctcagcatttccatacgattttctgagtttatactccttcgttctgcattgtttttaacttcaaacaaagcaactgtaagtgtgatttgctaccgaactttgtgttcgctgaaacactggggtttgaagtaccgctacaccagtgtgttattcgttctatcctgggaggaaataatccattaccttgggtactaggaggggattaaattccttaaggaaacactgtgaattcagtgggctcgaatttattattgtttcattacgttaacttatattttgcagaattattatttacaaatacagcaatattggcgggaataaCAAGAGTTTGCTTCaaattgaagaagaatatttGCTAAAATTTTCAGTTTTTCAACCAAATTACCAGAAAAGAACGTAAAACTTTTCATTCTTGGTTGTttagttgaaaaaaaaaaggtttaagAAAACATTGAAAAGACATTTGCaaaggtttttcttcaaaattttaagcaaataccttatatatatattacttagcaattcaacacaacaacaacaactaacccagtaaaattttataagtgaggtctgaggagggtagagtgtacgacggccttacccctaccccgagtaATAAAAATactgttttcgatagactctCGGCAAATTATTTTAGCAATTCCAAATTCATAATTTAGCCTGAGTACATCCTCCTCTACTGTGGGTTCAATTGAATATATCtatcaagtttaaaaaaaaatacatagtaGAAAACATTATGCATAGCCTATTTTCGTTCTGGCTAGGGAGCGAAAACGAACACATCTCCTACCAATGATATTGGACCTTCGATCAGACATTctatctttgtccaattggaacCTAACATTACTGCATTGTGCTCGAACAATTGAACTGCCACCTGCCAGTAACAAGAAAAAGTTTTTAACTGTCAAAATGACAATAGGTGATAATTTACTTTACTACGTATAAAATTATTAGAGAGGAAAAGAGCAAAGGCGAAAAGCGTCACATCGAAGGGCACGTGGTGACTGATTCCGCCAGTTAATAAACCgttgaaagaaagacttatttCCCTCTCTTCACAGCTGTTGCTAGCTGTCCTAATCCCCCCCATGTGACCCACTATTCCCTCTCCCtccaaaaaataaatagaaaacaaACCCTTTAACTTTGGTCCCCTTAAAATTGCTAGTATTAACTCTTAACCAACTTAACCTCCTAAAATAGAGATACTCACATCACTCCATTTTTGCCATTCAATTATTACCCAAAATACACCTATTCTCACTTCTCCATTCTTCCCTTTTTATACTACCCAAAGCTCAATTCTTGAACCACAATAAAACCTTGCCATTTTAGTTTGTGCATGGCTCAACTACCACCAAAAGTTCCTACAATGGCACACAATTGGCCTTTTCAAACTATGCCCCCAttgcataataataataataataataataattcttgGGTTGATGATTTTCTTGATTTCTCATCAGCCAGGAGAAATTCTCACCGGAGATCAGTGAGCGATCCGATTGCGTTTGTGGAGGCCGCTCCGTTTCTGCAGCAATGCCACGGCGGCGCTAATTCTAATATTGGGTTTGATAAGTTGGATGATGAACAACTTACAACTATGTTTTCAGATGATAGCGGCGGTACTGCTGCATTTGCTGTTCCTACAGCGCCGTCTTCTAATCCGTCTAGTACGAATCCTTCTACACCGTCTGATCAAATCAGCGAAAATGAAGATCAGAAGTTGGTCCCACCGCTCGACGTTAACCAAGTAATTCAGCCGAAGAATGAACCTGGAGAAGTTGATAGTTTTTGTGATACTCAACCACTACCAGCTCCTGCTAATGATTCTTCAGATAACAATCCTATCGTGGATCCAAAGAGGATTAAGAGGTAAGCAATATGGCTAATCCAGTCGCTAAAGTATTAATCTTTAGGCATTTGAAgacgtaaatatttaattgtgTGATCAGATCTATCATCTAAAAGTTTAAATTGTTTGCCCGATTATTTTTCATGTGACAAGTACACGGAAACTCTTCTTGCTGTTTATACCTTATTTAATTGTGTGACAAATTTATCTATACAATTAAGGTGAATTTACTTTTATATACTTAGTTATATCTTCAACAGTAATTTCAAATAAAAAAGCAATTGAAACCAATATTGGGCACTTCCAAATATATTACTAGCAGAATAAAAGTTATGTTCAACAAATTGTTGTTAATGTGTTATTTAATAATGATTGGGTTTTGTTTGTATTCCAGAATTTTAGCTAACAGGCAATCAGCTCAGAGATCAAGAGTTAGAAAGCTACAGTACATTTCAGAACTGGAAAGAAGTGTAACCAGTCTTCAAGTAagtgtatatttttaatataatttactGACATCTTCATTAATTTATACTAATCATGTTCTTATAATAACTTGAAAAATGCTAAACTTCTATTGCTTTTTTAATTCTTCTCAGACTGAAGTATCAGCATTGTCACCAAGAGTTGCTTTTTTAGACCATCAAAGGCTGCTTCTGAACGTTGATAATAGTGCACTCAGGCAACGAATTGCAGCTTTGGCTCAAGATAAGATTTTTAAAGATGGTAAGAGCATATTCTTTAATTTAATCATTCTTAATTAGGTAAAATGATTTTAATTTGCTCTGCCTAATTAATCAATGTTATTTGATGACTTAACATAATGAACGAACGACATGCATGCAATTCATGATTTTTTTTGTACTAATTATGTTTTACACATGTCAACCACAATGCAATCAATTATTCACCTAAATTTCACGTGCCGTGAACAGAATCGTCCCTGTAGTAGTATTATGATTTCATTTTAACTTACTATTGTCATGGAAAAGTAATTGCGTGATTAATGCACTAATTACGCATACTTTTGACGAAAAAACAGGTCATATCATGACAATATTGTAGCGACATAACTTGTTCCGCCAAAATAATGTATCGTCTATTTAGTTTCAATCTTGTCATATACGTAATCATAGTATTTAACTATCGGAAAATTTCTAACCTTATCTAAAAGATAATTACAAATAATCCAGTACAACATAAAATTCTATATACTTTCAGTGTTTATAAATTTAATCTGTTATTTATTCGgctcatgttttttttttcatgtgaATTTGGAAGCACATCAAGAAGCACTGAAGAAGGAAATTGAGAGATTAAGACAGATTTATCATGAAcagaatatgaagaaaatgggcaTAAACGGAACCGCCGATGCACCACCGTCAGCGGCGGAGCCACTATCCACATTTAACAAGATGAGTTGCACGGAAGAAGCGTAAGCTTCTCAATTCCAGTGTTACCCTCAGCTGACAACTGCGCTTTCACGTGATGTGTTCCCCAAATTTTTTTTCCAATTCTCTTGTGGACCCCGCCTGTGATAATTAACATGATTTTAGAATATTCCTACTTGATTTAAAATAGCGGTAGTAAAGAATtcatttgaaatttgaaaaacaaaaaaaaaaaaaacaaaaaaatgaaagaagCAAACCCAAAAGTTTGCTTGGTTTGTATTTTATTGTGACtattttcttatttgatttaTTGTAGCATTACTTTGGTGTTAGGGTTGAGATTGAGTCGATTTGGTGTCTGATTGTGAATCTTGTATTTTATTTGGATGTACAAGAAAAAGATTTGTTAATTAGGACCTGCCTATGGATGGTTCCATATGGTTTGGATTTTTAACATTGTAATTTGTAAGGGGTAGTAATTCAATTGTTTGATGAATTTTAACATTGTTAAATTCCTGAGTTCTGGTATGATAACTTGTATACCTTCTTATTTGTTCTTAAGGAATGTAAGGACAAATGAGGAAagagaataaaaggaaaaattgaaTGAAGAATTGTTGCAGATGTTTATGCACTTTTGTGGATTAAATATTCCTTTATGttgatttattttttatatatcagAGACACTGAGACCACTACTACGACAAATAATTGGACCTATAAACAGAGAGCGTAACCAGTAAAATGATAAGTTAAGGCAAGAGGTATAAAGTATAATGGAGTATATAATTGAAAAGCGACTAATATATTTCGGTAgacttaatttttctttttaaacgTATCAAGctcaatgaaaaaaaaatcaagttaATCGCTTTTATTAACTATATAAAAAGATAAATTTAAGAAACGTTATAAGCTTATGAAAGAAAAGACTGAAATTGTGAAAATTTTCTCCTTGTAATTTTATTCACAATACTCTCCTCCTTATATACAAGTCTATGATGTAGATACAAAAGAATGTAAATAAATATTCCTATACACTTGTACTCTTTCCTATTGGCTAATTGTGTAACCACTAACATAAATTATTCTTTACAATGTGTGTGC
Proteins encoded in this window:
- the LOC107800850 gene encoding basic leucine zipper 34-like, with amino-acid sequence MAQLPPKVPTMAHNWPFQTMPPLHNNNNNNNNSWVDDFLDFSSARRNSHRRSVSDPIAFVEAAPFLQQCHGGANSNIGFDKLDDEQLTTMFSDDSGGTAAFAVPTAPSSNPSSTNPSTPSDQISENEDQKLVPPLDVNQVIQPKNEPGEVDSFCDTQPLPAPANDSSDNNPIVDPKRIKRILANRQSAQRSRVRKLQYISELERSVTSLQTEVSALSPRVAFLDHQRLLLNVDNSALRQRIAALAQDKIFKDAHQEALKKEIERLRQIYHEQNMKKMGINGTADAPPSAAEPLSTFNKMSCTEEA